One Triticum dicoccoides isolate Atlit2015 ecotype Zavitan chromosome 5B, WEW_v2.0, whole genome shotgun sequence genomic window carries:
- the LOC119308666 gene encoding DNA-directed RNA polymerase 1B, mitochondrial-like, with product MLPAPTPAAETAICPPSPPPPPPPVLLPAKALDLMWRRLPSRRLASALLSASAPQLPPPPLHRLLLPAPAAAPGILPPARLLWGQPPSRFASSSAAAAEAVSSEEVDEPHHAPEEIVRLGPNTKLPVAEAATAGQAGKKERRRGRGQGRQLAELAAEHGIGYSKYVSLRQRQIRIETEAWEQAAKEYRELLADMCEHKLAPNLPYVKSLFLGWFEPLRDQIIAEQELVSQRGTRASHAPYFNMLPADMMAVITMHKLMGLLMTGSGDGSVRVIQAACQIGEAVEHEVRIHKFLEKTKKKNTKEVDKVVEAVDADIAKEQERLRKKVTDLMKKQKIRQVRHLVKKQDSTRPWGQDAHAKVGSRLIELFIETAHIQPPASQSGDSTPEIRPAFTHEMRTVAREQQKSRRYGVIKCDPLVRQGLDRTAKHMVIPYMPMLIPPINWTGYDKGAHLFLPSYVMRTHGARQQREAVKKAPKEQMQTIFEALDNLGSTKWRVNKKVLSIVDRIWSSGGRLADLVDRADVSLPKKPDTEDEAELKKWRWSMRSAKKENSERHSQRCDVELKLAVARKMKEEAGFYYPHNLDFRGRAYPMHPYLNHLGSDLCRGVLEFSEGRPLGESGLRWLKIHLANLYGGGVDKLSYDGRIAFTENHLEDIFDSANRPLEGKRWWLEAEDPFQCLAVCMDLNEALRSPSPETVISHIPVHQDGSCNGLQHYAALGRDKLGAVAVNLVSGEKPADVYSGIAARVVEIMKRDAQKDPAKDADAARARLLVDQVDRKLVKQTVMTSVYGVTYVGAREQIKRRLKERGVIADDSELFGASCYAAKVTLTALGEMFEAARSIMTWLGDCAKVIACENEPVRWTTPLGLPVVQPYRKLGRHLIKTSLQVLTLQRETDKVMVKRQRTAFPPNFVHSLDGSHMMMTAVACKKQGLYFAGVHDSYWTHACDVDTMNKILREKFVELYDAPILENLLESFETSFPKLKFPPLPERGNFDMKDVLQSTYFFN from the exons ATGCTCCccgccccaactccggccgccgagaCAGCCATctgcccgccgtcgccgccgcctcctcctcctcccgtcctCCTACCCGCCAAAGCCCTAGACCTCATGTGGCGCCGCCTACCCTCCCGCCGCctcgcctccgccctcctctccgcCTCCGCGCCGCagcttccccctcctcctctccaccgccTACTCCTTCCAGCCCCAGCTGCTGCCCCCGGAATCctccctccggcgcgcctcctgtgGGGGCAGCCACCCTCGCGATTCGCGTCGTCCTCCGCTGCGGCCGCCGAGGCCGTCTcctccgaggaggtggacgagccGCACCACGCGCCCGAGGAGATTGTCCGCTTGGGCCCCAATACAAAGCTGCCTGTGGCGGAGGCTGCAACCGCAGGTCAGGCGGGGAAGAAGGAGCGGAGGAGGGGGCGCGGACAGGGGAGGCAGCTGGCAGAGTTGGCGGCGGAGCATGGCATTGGGTACTCCAAGTACGTCTCACTGCGCCAGCGGCAAATCCGGATCGAGACCGAGGCGTGGGAGCAGGCGGCTAAGGAGTACCGCGAGCTGCTCGCCGACATGTGCGAGCATAAGCTGGCGCCCAACCTGCCCTATGTCAAGTCACTCTTCCTTGGCTGGTTTGAGCCACTGAGGGACCAGATCATCGCTGAGCAGGAGCTTGTCAGCCAGCGTGGGACACGCGCCTCCCACGCCCCGTATTTTAACATGCTTCCGGCCGACATGATGGCCGTTATCACCATGCACAAGCTCATGGGGCTGCTTATGACCGGCAGTGGCGATGGAAGCGTCCGTGTGATCCAGGCCGCTTGCCAGATAGGTGAAGCAGTTGAGCATGAG GTTCGAATCCACAAATTTCTAgagaagacaaagaaaaagaacaCTAAAGAAGTAGATAAAGTAGTAGAAGCAGTGGATGCAGATATTGCCAAAGAACAAGAGCGTTTAAGAAAGAAAGTCACTGATCTGATGAAAAAGCAGAAGATACGGCAAGTCAGGCATTTAGTGAAGAAGCAAGATAGCACCAGGCCATGGGGTCAAGATGCTCATGCAAAA GTTGGCAGCCGTTTGATTGAGCTATTTATTGAAACGGCCCATATACAACCACCTGCTAGTCAGTCTGGAGATAGTACACCTGAAATCCGACCTGCTTTCACACATGAAATGAGAACTGTGGCAAGAGAACAACA GAAAAGTCGACGATATGGTGTGATCAAGTGCGATCCACTGGTTCGACAAGGCCTGGATAGAACA GCAAAGCATATGGTCATACCTTACATGCCTATGTTGATTCCGCCGATCAATTGGACTGG ATATGACAAGGGTGCACATTTATTTTTGCCATCCTACGTGATGCGCACCCATGGAGCTAGGCAACAAAGGGAGGCTGTAAAAAAGGCTCCAAAGGAACAGATGCAAACAATTTTTGAG GCCTTAGATAATCTTGGGAGCACCAAGTGGAGGGTCAACAAAAAAGTTCTTAGTATTGTTGACAGAATTTGGTCCAGTGGTGGCCGACTTGCTGACTTGGTTGATCGTGCTGAC GTTTCCCTACCGAAGAAGCCTGACACTGAAGATGAAGCTGAGCTGAAGAAGTGGAGGTGGAGCATGAGGTCAGCCAAGAAGGAAAACAGTGAAAGGCATTCTCAGAGATGTGATGTTGAGCTTAAACTTGCC GTAGCTCGCAAAATGAAGGAAGAAGCGGGGTTTTACTATCCACACAACCTTGATTTTAGAGGCCGTGCTTACCCAATGCATCCTTACCTGAATCACTTGGGTTCAGATCTTTGTCGTGGAGTGTTGGAGTTTTCTGAAGGTCGACCACTTGGTGAATCAGGCTTGCGCTGGCTGAAGATACACCTAGCAAATTTATATGGTGGAGGTGTAGACAAGTTGTCATACGATGGCCGGATTGCATTTACTGAGAATCACCTGGAGGACATATTTGACTCAGCTAATAGGCCTCTTGAAGGCAAGCGTTGGTGGCTTGAGGCAGAGGATCCATTCCAATGCCTGGCAGTTTGCATGGATCTTAATGAAGCTTTAAGAAGCCCCTCTCCAGAAACAGTGATCTCACATATTCCTGTGCACCAG GATGGTTCTTGTAATGGCCTGCAGCACTATGCAGCTCTTGGAAGGGATAAG CTGGGTGCAGTTGCTGTTAACTTAGTTTCCGGAGAGAAACCTGCAGATGTTTACTCTGGAATAGCTGCCAG GGTGGTGGAAATTATGAAGAGAGATGCACAAAAAGATCCAGCTAAAGATGCTGATGCAGCACGTGCTCGTTTGTTAGTTGATCAG GTGGATAGGAAATTGGTAAAACAAACAGTGATGACATCTGTCTATGGTGTGACTTACGTTGGAGCACGTGAACAAATAAAAAGAAGATTAAAGGAGAGGGGGGTCATTGCTGATGACTCGGAACTTTTTGGTGCTTCATGCTATGCTGCTAAG GTCACGCTGACAGCACTTGGTGAGATGTTCGAAGCTGCTCGTAGTATCATGACCTGGCTAGGAGACTGTGCCAAG GTTATAGCTTGTGAAAATGAACCTGTGAGATGGACGACCCCTCTGGGACTTCCAGTTGTTCAACCATATCGCAAACTAGGGAGGCATCTT ATTAAAACTTCGTTACAAGTCCTGACCCTTCAACGAGAAACCGACAAG GTTATGGTGAAGCGGCAGAGGACAGCTTTCCCTCCAAACTTTGTACACTCCCTTGATGGCTCTCATATGATGATGACTGCTGTTGCTTGCAAAAAGCAAGGCCTATATTTTGCAG GAGTTCATGATTCATATTGGACCCATGCTTGTGATGTTGATACAATGAACAAGATACTTCGGGAAAAGTTTGTGGAACTGTATGATGCGCCTATTTTAGAAAAT CTCTTGGAGAGCTTTGAGACATCTTTCCCTAAATTAAAATTCCCACCGTTGCCAGAGAGGGGAAATTTTGATATGAAGGATGTCCTCCAGTCTACGTATTTCTTCAACTAG